Proteins from a genomic interval of Diaphorobacter sp. HDW4A:
- a CDS encoding acyl-CoA dehydrogenase family protein: MDFRLNDEQRMMIETARQIGESFGLEYWRKKDAEKSFPTEYWKAVCDAGLCGVALPEEHGGSGLGMMEMALIVESLAATGGGSTVGQLFMINPIFGGVSISRFGNEKMKKELLPKIISGEMNFCMALTEPDAGTNTLEIKSFATQDGDGWRLNGRKIWITGVESADKMLVIARTKKLQDSTSRTDGLTMFMIDVKREGLSHTPIDKLGTCTLDSSSVFFDNVRIEPDELIGTLHKGWRELLDVLNTERMVTTAGLVGTGELAIKLAVDYANDRKVFGDKPISSYQGLQFPLAQCHVEVESARLLNYKAATNFDMDLPYSNEANAAKLIAAQAVAKATERAMQTMGGMGYAKEFHVERLWRDCRLFRFAPVSEEMILNYVANHELKMPKGY, translated from the coding sequence ATGGACTTCCGACTCAACGACGAACAGCGCATGATGATTGAAACGGCTCGCCAGATCGGCGAGAGTTTCGGGCTGGAATACTGGCGCAAGAAGGACGCGGAAAAGTCCTTCCCCACCGAGTACTGGAAGGCCGTCTGCGACGCTGGCCTCTGCGGCGTGGCCTTACCCGAAGAGCACGGCGGCAGTGGCCTCGGCATGATGGAGATGGCGCTGATTGTCGAATCGCTCGCGGCGACCGGCGGCGGCTCCACGGTCGGGCAGCTGTTCATGATCAACCCGATCTTCGGCGGCGTGTCGATCTCGCGCTTCGGCAACGAGAAGATGAAGAAGGAGCTGCTGCCCAAGATCATCAGCGGCGAGATGAACTTCTGCATGGCGCTGACCGAGCCCGATGCGGGCACCAACACGCTGGAGATAAAAAGCTTTGCCACGCAGGATGGTGATGGCTGGCGCCTGAACGGCCGCAAGATCTGGATCACCGGCGTCGAATCCGCCGACAAGATGCTGGTGATCGCACGCACCAAGAAGTTGCAGGATTCCACCTCGCGCACCGATGGTCTCACCATGTTCATGATCGATGTGAAGCGCGAAGGCCTCTCGCACACGCCCATCGATAAGCTGGGCACCTGCACGCTCGATTCGAGCAGCGTGTTCTTCGACAACGTGCGTATCGAGCCTGACGAGCTGATCGGCACGCTGCACAAGGGTTGGCGCGAACTACTTGATGTGCTCAACACCGAGCGCATGGTGACCACCGCCGGACTGGTGGGCACGGGCGAGCTCGCGATCAAGCTGGCCGTGGACTATGCCAACGACCGCAAGGTGTTCGGCGACAAGCCGATCAGCAGCTACCAAGGTCTGCAGTTTCCACTCGCGCAATGCCATGTGGAGGTCGAATCCGCGCGCCTGTTGAACTACAAGGCCGCGACCAATTTCGACATGGATCTTCCCTACAGCAACGAGGCCAACGCCGCCAAGCTGATCGCCGCGCAGGCTGTCGCCAAGGCCACCGAGCGCGCGATGCAGACCATGGGCGGCATGGGCTACGCCAAGGAATTCCACGTCGAGCGACTGTGGCGCGACTGCCGTCTGTTCCGCTTTGCGCCGGTCTCGGAAGAAATGATCCTGAACTACGTGGCCAACCACGAACTCAAGATGCCTAAGGGTTATTGA
- a CDS encoding tripartite tricarboxylate transporter substrate binding protein yields MQFKFTRRLTLVVAAMAAMSAMTAVTAPVNAQTTPAIPAGKQMRIIVPYSAGGTSDILARKLAQKLGEQMGRQVIVDNKAGAGGTIGTDATVRGDADGTTILLHSGAIATEPGIKAKLPYDVTKDLVAVTTVVRGPFALLVSNSLPVKTVPELIAYAKANPGKVNYGTPGIGTSVHFASEYFKAAAKAPITHVPYKGASASLTALMSDEIQMVIDPLATAKKYAEAGKMRAIAVTTAQHTNLWPQMPTVAEGGVPGFDTAVWYGMYVPAKTPAAIVQKLNQEMVTILQSDDMRKWLSNEGLEGVGDTPAQSQAFLAKEIERWKALAKTAGIQAE; encoded by the coding sequence ATGCAATTCAAGTTCACACGCCGACTGACTCTGGTGGTGGCGGCCATGGCCGCGATGAGCGCCATGACCGCCGTGACCGCTCCGGTCAATGCGCAGACCACGCCCGCCATCCCGGCGGGCAAGCAGATGCGTATCATCGTGCCGTACTCGGCGGGTGGCACCTCGGACATTCTGGCCCGCAAGCTCGCTCAGAAGCTCGGCGAGCAGATGGGCCGTCAGGTGATCGTTGACAACAAGGCTGGCGCGGGCGGCACCATCGGCACCGACGCGACGGTGCGCGGCGACGCCGACGGCACGACCATCCTGCTGCACAGCGGCGCCATCGCGACCGAACCGGGCATCAAAGCCAAGCTGCCGTATGACGTGACCAAGGACCTCGTGGCCGTGACCACGGTGGTGCGCGGGCCTTTCGCGCTGCTGGTGAGCAACAGCCTGCCGGTCAAGACGGTGCCCGAGCTGATCGCCTACGCCAAGGCGAACCCCGGCAAGGTGAACTACGGCACGCCTGGCATCGGCACCTCGGTGCATTTCGCGTCGGAATACTTCAAGGCCGCCGCCAAGGCACCCATCACGCATGTGCCGTACAAGGGCGCGAGCGCCTCGCTCACGGCGCTGATGAGTGACGAGATCCAGATGGTCATCGACCCGCTGGCCACCGCCAAGAAATACGCCGAAGCCGGAAAAATGCGCGCGATTGCAGTGACCACTGCGCAGCACACCAATCTCTGGCCGCAGATGCCGACCGTGGCCGAGGGCGGTGTGCCGGGCTTCGACACGGCCGTCTGGTACGGCATGTACGTGCCCGCCAAGACACCCGCCGCCATCGTGCAGAAGCTCAACCAGGAGATGGTGACGATTCTGCAATCCGACGACATGCGCAAGTGGCTGAGCAACGAAGGACTGGAAGGCGTGGGCGACACGCCAGCGCAGTCGCAGGCCTTCCTCGCCAAGGAAATCGAGCGCTGGAAGGCGCTCGCCAAGACCGCCGGCATCCAGGCCGAATGA
- the lpdA gene encoding dihydrolipoyl dehydrogenase encodes MMVTESKTPNEFDVVVIGGGPGGYVAAIRAAQLQLRTALVERENLGGICLNWGCIPTKALLHTADTLRRISHADALGITVGEPTVDFTKVMARSRQVSQRLNRGVAHLLKKAGVTVFMGSAQLAGQGVIELTDAQGAKQSIKAKNTLIATGARARELPMLPFDGKRVWGYRDALSAKQVPATLAVIGAGAIGMEFASFYAALGSKVTVIEAAPRALPAGDEDVSAFVQAAMAKEGIRFMTDARLVDAKVGANGVELQVEQGAAKHQLDADCVLVAIGLVGNTEGFGLDKTRVAVDRGCIQTGDWGQTAEPGVFAIGDVAGAPMLAHKASHEGIECVEHIAGQRSGKQSHALIPACVYSHPQSASVGLTEALARASGAKVRVGKFPLEGNGKAIAIDEAAGFIKTVFDDATGELLGAHLVGPEATELIHGFVLAGTLEATEAELMETVFPHPTLSESMHEAVLAAYGRAIHI; translated from the coding sequence ATGATGGTCACAGAATCCAAAACTCCCAACGAGTTCGACGTCGTCGTCATCGGCGGCGGCCCCGGCGGCTATGTGGCCGCTATCCGGGCCGCACAGCTCCAACTGCGTACCGCGCTGGTCGAGCGCGAAAACCTCGGTGGCATCTGCCTGAACTGGGGTTGCATTCCAACGAAGGCGCTGCTGCACACGGCCGACACGCTGCGCCGCATCAGCCACGCCGATGCACTCGGCATCACGGTGGGTGAGCCCACGGTCGATTTCACCAAGGTCATGGCGCGCTCGCGCCAGGTATCGCAACGGCTCAATCGAGGCGTCGCCCATCTGCTCAAGAAGGCGGGCGTGACGGTGTTCATGGGCTCGGCACAACTGGCGGGCCAAGGCGTGATCGAGTTGACAGACGCACAGGGCGCGAAGCAATCCATCAAGGCGAAGAACACCCTCATCGCGACCGGCGCGCGAGCCCGTGAATTGCCGATGCTGCCGTTTGACGGCAAGCGTGTCTGGGGTTATCGCGATGCGCTTTCTGCTAAGCAAGTGCCAGCCACATTGGCCGTGATCGGCGCAGGCGCCATTGGCATGGAGTTCGCGAGCTTCTATGCCGCGCTCGGCTCCAAGGTCACCGTCATCGAGGCCGCGCCGCGCGCGCTGCCTGCGGGTGATGAGGACGTGAGCGCCTTTGTGCAGGCGGCGATGGCCAAGGAGGGCATCCGCTTCATGACTGACGCGCGGCTTGTCGATGCCAAGGTGGGCGCAAACGGTGTCGAGCTGCAGGTGGAGCAGGGCGCTGCAAAGCACCAGCTCGATGCGGATTGCGTGCTCGTCGCCATTGGACTGGTCGGCAACACCGAAGGTTTTGGCCTCGACAAGACCCGCGTCGCGGTGGATCGCGGCTGCATCCAGACCGGTGATTGGGGACAGACAGCCGAGCCCGGCGTCTTCGCCATCGGCGACGTGGCCGGTGCGCCGATGCTCGCGCACAAGGCCAGCCACGAGGGCATCGAATGCGTGGAGCACATCGCTGGTCAGCGCAGCGGCAAGCAGTCGCACGCGCTGATCCCCGCCTGCGTCTACAGCCATCCGCAAAGCGCGAGCGTGGGACTGACCGAGGCGCTGGCGCGTGCCAGCGGCGCGAAGGTTCGCGTGGGCAAGTTTCCGCTTGAGGGCAATGGCAAGGCGATTGCCATCGACGAAGCGGCGGGCTTCATCAAGACCGTGTTCGACGACGCGACCGGCGAGCTGCTGGGCGCGCATCTGGTAGGGCCCGAGGCGACGGAGCTGATCCACGGCTTTGTGCTCGCGGGCACGCTGGAGGCCACAGAAGCCGAGCTGATGGAGACGGTATTCCCGCATCCCACGCTCTCCGAATCCATGCACGAGGCGGTGCTGGCCGCCTACGGCAGGGCCATCCATATCTGA
- a CDS encoding dihydrolipoamide acetyltransferase family protein produces MRRELLVPKLGLTMTEGTLVEWMVKPGEAFKAGQSIFVVESEKAANEIGAEADGVMLESVAEVGATLPCGAVIGYWDDGVAGEGVAAPVAVAPAVPVDTKPAAQVISAPAVAAVPAGQRVPVTPLARRIAQQKGVDLAAVSGSGPRGRIRARDVLSASESKPQTVTQQTAPAQAAGTLREPSGLERTIAQRLTQAKQQIPHFYLSVEAEVSALMQLRQQMNAAQTRQKLTLNHFVLAAVGQALDAMPEVNRVWTDQGILSLGASDVGMAVNSDKGLMVPVLRAVGQQSLGVVARQSAELIGRVQAGRLSAAEMQGGAITVSNAGMHDVTYMASIINPGQAMILGVGSVRELFRPDANGQPVIRREMGMVLSADHRVLDGVTALKFLKRIVQALSQPAGLLVQ; encoded by the coding sequence ATGCGACGCGAACTCCTGGTGCCCAAACTGGGCCTGACGATGACGGAAGGCACGCTGGTCGAATGGATGGTCAAGCCCGGCGAGGCCTTCAAGGCCGGGCAGAGCATCTTCGTGGTCGAGTCCGAAAAGGCTGCGAACGAGATCGGCGCGGAAGCCGACGGCGTGATGCTCGAATCCGTGGCTGAAGTTGGCGCAACGCTGCCCTGCGGCGCGGTGATCGGCTACTGGGATGACGGCGTGGCGGGCGAGGGCGTCGCCGCGCCGGTGGCGGTTGCTCCGGCGGTGCCTGTTGATACCAAGCCCGCAGCACAAGTCATTTCCGCTCCTGCTGTGGCTGCAGTTCCAGCGGGACAGCGTGTTCCAGTGACGCCCTTGGCGCGCCGCATCGCGCAGCAGAAGGGTGTTGATCTGGCCGCGGTGTCGGGCTCCGGCCCGCGCGGGCGAATCCGTGCGCGTGATGTGCTGTCCGCAAGCGAATCCAAACCGCAAACGGTGACGCAACAGACGGCACCGGCGCAGGCCGCAGGCACGTTGCGCGAGCCCAGCGGCCTGGAGCGCACGATTGCCCAGCGCCTCACGCAGGCCAAGCAGCAGATTCCGCATTTCTATCTGTCGGTCGAGGCCGAGGTCAGCGCGCTCATGCAGTTGCGCCAACAGATGAACGCGGCGCAAACCCGCCAGAAACTTACGCTCAACCATTTCGTGCTCGCGGCAGTCGGGCAGGCGCTCGATGCCATGCCCGAGGTGAATCGCGTGTGGACCGATCAAGGCATTCTGAGCCTCGGCGCGTCCGATGTCGGCATGGCGGTGAACAGCGACAAGGGCCTGATGGTACCGGTGCTGCGTGCGGTGGGCCAGCAGAGCCTTGGCGTGGTCGCAAGGCAGTCTGCCGAGCTGATCGGTCGGGTGCAGGCGGGCCGCTTGAGCGCCGCAGAAATGCAGGGCGGCGCGATCACCGTGTCCAACGCGGGCATGCATGACGTGACCTATATGGCCTCCATCATCAATCCCGGCCAGGCCATGATTCTGGGCGTGGGCAGCGTGCGCGAGCTGTTCCGCCCCGACGCGAACGGCCAGCCCGTGATCCGCCGCGAAATGGGCATGGTGCTGTCGGCCGACCACCGCGTGCTCGATGGCGTCACGGCGCTGAAGTTCCTCAAGCGCATCGTGCAGGCGCTGTCGCAACCTGCGGGATTGTTGGTGCAATGA
- a CDS encoding enoyl-CoA hydratase/isomerase family protein produces the protein MSDEQNPILCERRGAVGVLTINRPKTLNALNVPTLLALESALTDLEKDASVRVIVITGAGDKAFVAGGDIADLNSRQGLAHYEEFAEVIHRVFRRFEICDKPTIGAINGWALGGGTELLLTLDLRLVAAEAKLGLPEINLGLFPGAGGSQRIIRQVPLCRAKELMFTGNQITAAEAVDLGLCNRTVPRESLMDETMKLADQIAQKSPLTLKLLKRSLRDGAEMPLGAALAHEQAIIGLVLDSKDAHEGCSAFLEKRPAQFTGK, from the coding sequence ATGTCCGACGAACAAAACCCCATCCTCTGCGAACGCCGTGGCGCCGTGGGCGTGCTGACCATCAACCGCCCCAAGACGCTCAACGCGCTGAACGTGCCTACGCTGCTGGCGCTCGAATCCGCGCTGACCGATCTGGAAAAGGATGCCAGCGTGCGCGTGATCGTCATCACCGGCGCAGGCGACAAGGCCTTTGTGGCGGGCGGCGATATCGCCGATCTCAACAGTCGCCAGGGCCTTGCGCACTACGAGGAATTTGCCGAGGTGATCCACCGCGTGTTCCGCCGCTTCGAGATCTGCGACAAGCCGACCATCGGCGCGATCAACGGCTGGGCGCTCGGCGGAGGCACCGAACTGCTGCTCACGCTGGACCTGCGTCTAGTGGCCGCGGAGGCCAAACTCGGCCTTCCCGAAATCAACCTCGGCCTGTTCCCCGGCGCGGGCGGTTCGCAGCGCATCATCCGCCAGGTGCCGCTGTGCCGCGCCAAGGAGCTGATGTTCACCGGCAACCAAATCACCGCCGCCGAGGCCGTCGATCTGGGCCTGTGCAACCGCACCGTGCCGCGCGAATCGCTGATGGACGAGACCATGAAGCTCGCCGATCAGATTGCGCAGAAGTCGCCGCTGACCTTGAAGCTGCTCAAGCGCTCGCTGCGTGATGGCGCGGAGATGCCGCTGGGCGCAGCGCTTGCGCACGAGCAGGCCATCATCGGTCTGGTGCTCGACAGCAAGGATGCGCATGAAGGCTGCAGCGCCTTCCTCGAAAAGCGCCCCGCGCAGTTCACAGGAAAGTAA
- a CDS encoding alpha-ketoacid dehydrogenase subunit beta, producing MNGTTEMRYVNAVTKALADSMAEDASVIVMGEDVAHAGGSFKATRGLLEQFGEERVIDTPISESSITSAAVGAALTGLKPVVEIMFMDFITLSMDALVNQAAKARYMFGGQGSVPMVLRTPHGGGLSAGPQHSQCLEAWLAHVPGLKVVCPSNPQDAYSLLRAAIADPDPVMFIEHKAMYAQKGQVDTAQTVRIGEARIAREGRDVTLVTYGATVGICLKAAEELATEGVEAEVLDLRSIQPWDKAAVLESLSRTHRAVVVHEAVQAFGVGAEIVATIADEGFDELDAPVLRVAAPFMPAPFASSLEKGYVVTADRVKDAVRKTLA from the coding sequence ATGAACGGCACGACGGAAATGCGGTATGTGAACGCCGTCACCAAGGCCCTCGCCGACAGCATGGCCGAGGACGCCAGCGTGATCGTGATGGGCGAAGACGTGGCGCACGCGGGTGGCTCGTTCAAGGCCACGCGTGGGCTGCTGGAGCAGTTCGGCGAGGAGCGCGTGATCGACACGCCGATATCGGAGTCGTCGATTACCTCGGCGGCCGTGGGCGCGGCGCTCACGGGGCTCAAACCCGTGGTCGAGATCATGTTCATGGACTTCATCACGCTGTCCATGGATGCGCTGGTCAATCAGGCCGCCAAGGCACGCTACATGTTCGGCGGGCAGGGCTCCGTGCCGATGGTGCTGCGCACGCCACACGGCGGTGGCCTGAGCGCCGGGCCGCAGCACTCGCAGTGTCTCGAGGCCTGGCTGGCGCACGTCCCCGGCCTCAAGGTCGTGTGCCCCTCGAACCCGCAGGACGCCTACAGCCTGCTGCGCGCGGCGATTGCCGATCCCGATCCGGTGATGTTCATCGAACACAAGGCCATGTATGCGCAGAAGGGCCAGGTCGACACCGCGCAGACCGTGCGCATCGGCGAGGCGCGGATCGCCCGCGAGGGCCGCGACGTGACGCTGGTGACCTACGGAGCGACCGTTGGCATCTGTCTGAAGGCGGCCGAGGAATTGGCGACGGAAGGCGTCGAGGCAGAGGTGCTCGATCTGCGCTCCATCCAGCCGTGGGACAAGGCGGCGGTGCTCGAATCTCTGTCACGTACCCACCGTGCGGTGGTGGTGCATGAGGCCGTACAGGCCTTCGGTGTGGGTGCCGAAATCGTCGCGACCATCGCCGACGAGGGCTTTGACGAGCTGGATGCGCCGGTGCTGCGCGTGGCCGCGCCGTTCATGCCTGCGCCGTTCGCCAGCTCGCTGGAGAAGGGCTACGTCGTCACCGCAGATCGCGTGAAAGACGCCGTGCGCAAGACGCTGGCCTGA
- a CDS encoding thiamine pyrophosphate-dependent dehydrogenase E1 component subunit alpha yields MSVDKKKAENSAAASFDVEALSALYRTMSLIRHVETALTRLFANGEVPGFIHLSIGQEGVAAGVASALLKQDSLATTHRGHGHVLARGMDVTGFMKEIMGREGGLCKGRGGSMHVADLSLGILGANGIVGAGIPIALGSAMAHKARKTGGVAVAFFGDGAMAEGVLHETLNMASLWKTPLLLVCENNGWSEFSPTSRQFAAKLEKLAEAFSVTYAQVDGNDVQAVAEATRIATDQLRAGKGPYVLECSTTRVRGHFEGDAQKYRDAGELESVHEHDPLTAARKLLQEAGVDTAAIDQAIHAEVEAATEAARADALPRPEDAIRDVYTQTGKQEARA; encoded by the coding sequence ATGTCAGTTGACAAGAAGAAAGCTGAAAATTCGGCGGCGGCTTCGTTCGATGTGGAGGCGCTCTCCGCGCTCTACCGCACGATGAGCCTGATCCGCCATGTGGAGACGGCCCTCACGCGGCTTTTCGCCAATGGTGAGGTGCCGGGCTTCATCCACCTGAGCATCGGCCAGGAGGGCGTCGCAGCTGGTGTGGCGAGTGCGCTGCTGAAGCAGGATTCGCTTGCCACCACCCACCGTGGCCACGGCCATGTGCTGGCGCGCGGCATGGATGTGACCGGCTTCATGAAGGAGATCATGGGCCGCGAAGGAGGCCTGTGCAAGGGCCGTGGCGGCTCGATGCACGTGGCCGATTTGAGCCTTGGCATTCTCGGTGCGAACGGCATCGTTGGCGCGGGCATTCCGATTGCGCTGGGCTCCGCGATGGCGCACAAGGCGCGCAAGACCGGGGGCGTGGCCGTGGCCTTCTTCGGCGACGGCGCGATGGCCGAGGGCGTGCTGCACGAGACGCTGAACATGGCGTCGCTCTGGAAGACGCCGCTGCTGCTGGTCTGCGAGAACAACGGCTGGTCGGAGTTTTCGCCCACCTCGCGCCAGTTCGCTGCCAAGCTCGAAAAGCTCGCCGAGGCGTTCTCGGTGACGTATGCGCAGGTCGATGGCAATGATGTGCAGGCGGTCGCCGAAGCCACCCGCATCGCCACCGATCAGCTGCGCGCGGGCAAAGGCCCCTATGTACTCGAGTGCAGCACGACGCGGGTGCGCGGTCACTTTGAAGGCGACGCGCAGAAGTACCGTGACGCGGGCGAACTCGAATCCGTGCATGAGCACGATCCGCTGACCGCCGCGCGCAAGCTGCTGCAGGAAGCGGGCGTGGATACCGCCGCCATCGACCAGGCCATCCACGCCGAGGTGGAAGCCGCGACCGAGGCCGCACGCGCCGATGCGCTGCCACGGCCCGAGGACGCAATCCGCGATGTCTACACACAAACAGGAAAGCAGGAGGCACGCGCATGA
- a CDS encoding MaoC family dehydratase, whose translation MNQKPHSSSSLGSTLQTCSLLVTADSIQTYGELTNDFNPLHVDAEFAATTPMGRQIAHGTMSLCLIFQCIARNFGGAALADVALDVRFVKPVFIGDTVTAGGEANAEQPGQWNVWVRGDDSVDRIVGSFHLNEQDNATGGERNVS comes from the coding sequence ATGAACCAGAAACCTCATTCATCCTCGAGCTTGGGCTCGACGCTGCAGACCTGCAGCCTGTTGGTGACTGCCGACTCCATCCAGACCTACGGCGAACTCACCAACGATTTCAACCCATTGCATGTGGACGCCGAATTTGCGGCCACAACGCCGATGGGCCGCCAGATTGCCCACGGAACCATGTCGCTCTGCCTGATCTTCCAGTGCATCGCGCGCAATTTCGGCGGTGCGGCGCTGGCCGATGTGGCGCTCGACGTGCGCTTCGTGAAGCCGGTCTTCATCGGCGACACGGTGACTGCGGGCGGCGAGGCCAATGCCGAGCAGCCCGGGCAGTGGAATGTGTGGGTGCGGGGTGACGACAGCGTGGACCGCATCGTCGGCAGCTTTCACCTGAATGAACAGGACAACGCAACTGGAGGAGAGCGCAATGTCAGTTGA
- a CDS encoding Zn-ribbon domain-containing OB-fold protein, with amino-acid sequence MSLNMTTNYPLPRANAQTKAYWDGCAQGELRYQRCANCGHVQCIPRSLCDQCQSSDLQWNASRREGTVLTFTTVHRAPLPVFKDMVPYVIAIVDLDEGFRVMANALPAVQQGALEIGSRVRIGFKDVQGMALPIVEAILETSK; translated from the coding sequence ATGAGTTTGAACATGACCACCAACTATCCGCTGCCCCGCGCCAACGCCCAGACCAAGGCGTATTGGGACGGCTGCGCGCAAGGCGAACTGCGTTATCAGCGCTGCGCGAATTGCGGCCATGTGCAGTGCATTCCGCGCTCGCTGTGCGACCAGTGCCAGAGCAGCGATCTGCAATGGAACGCCTCGCGCCGCGAAGGCACGGTGCTGACCTTCACCACCGTGCACCGCGCGCCGCTGCCGGTGTTCAAGGACATGGTGCCGTATGTGATCGCCATCGTCGATCTGGACGAGGGCTTTCGCGTGATGGCCAACGCCTTGCCTGCCGTGCAGCAGGGCGCGCTCGAAATTGGCTCGCGCGTGCGCATCGGCTTCAAGGACGTGCAGGGCATGGCGCTGCCGATCGTCGAGGCGATTCTGGAGACATCGAAATGA
- a CDS encoding thiolase family protein produces MTMNAFITGVYDTAVGDLPGSSCMALHAEAAIGAVADAGLRLSDIDGVLCAYSFTEPHLMLASVFCEYLGIHPGTCLAIQAGGASACIMIMNAAALVASGQCKHVLVVTGDNRLTGLSRDGAVAALSEVGHPQFERPFGISVPASYGLVAKHYMHQYGVTSEQLAAIAVEHRRHAGRHPKAQKREPITVADVLASKMIADPLHMLDCCLISDGGAALVISSRDAARDTKAKAVEILGAGQGHTHEHIIAAPSLVDFGCKTSSATAFARAGVKAGDIDVAQIYDSFTITLAVELESIGFFERGEAGIAAAAGELCLGGKLPCNTHGGLMSYAHSGAAGGMFHAVEAVHQLRGNADARQVNDAKLAFVHGDGGILSAHCSLVLGV; encoded by the coding sequence ATGACGATGAACGCATTCATCACTGGCGTGTATGACACCGCCGTCGGCGATCTGCCGGGCAGCAGCTGCATGGCGCTGCATGCCGAGGCCGCCATCGGTGCGGTGGCCGACGCGGGGCTCCGGCTCTCCGACATCGACGGCGTGCTCTGCGCCTACTCGTTCACCGAGCCGCATCTGATGCTGGCGTCGGTGTTCTGTGAATATCTGGGCATTCACCCCGGCACCTGTCTGGCGATCCAGGCGGGCGGGGCGAGTGCTTGCATCATGATCATGAACGCCGCCGCACTGGTGGCGAGCGGCCAGTGCAAGCATGTGCTGGTGGTCACGGGCGACAACCGATTGACGGGTCTGTCGCGCGACGGTGCGGTCGCCGCGCTGTCCGAGGTGGGGCATCCGCAGTTCGAGCGGCCTTTCGGCATCAGCGTGCCAGCTTCTTACGGGTTGGTCGCCAAGCACTACATGCACCAGTACGGCGTGACGTCCGAGCAGCTCGCGGCCATTGCGGTCGAGCATCGTCGCCACGCGGGCCGTCATCCCAAGGCGCAAAAGCGCGAGCCGATCACCGTAGCCGATGTGCTGGCCTCCAAGATGATCGCTGATCCGCTGCACATGCTGGACTGCTGCTTGATCTCGGACGGTGGCGCAGCGCTGGTGATCAGCAGCCGCGACGCGGCGCGTGACACCAAGGCCAAAGCGGTGGAGATTCTCGGGGCGGGCCAGGGCCACACGCACGAACACATCATCGCCGCGCCGAGTCTGGTCGATTTCGGCTGCAAGACATCGTCGGCCACCGCGTTTGCCCGGGCCGGGGTGAAGGCGGGCGACATCGATGTGGCGCAGATCTACGACTCGTTCACGATCACGCTGGCGGTGGAACTCGAATCCATCGGCTTCTTCGAGCGCGGCGAGGCGGGCATCGCGGCTGCGGCGGGCGAGCTGTGCCTTGGCGGCAAGCTGCCCTGCAACACGCATGGCGGGCTGATGTCGTATGCGCATTCGGGCGCGGCGGGCGGCATGTTCCATGCGGTCGAGGCAGTGCACCAACTGCGCGGCAACGCGGATGCGCGGCAGGTGAACGATGCCAAGCTGGCCTTTGTGCACGGCGACGGCGGCATTCTGTCGGCCCATTGTTCTCTGGTGCTGGGAGTCTGA